In one Butyrivibrio proteoclasticus B316 genomic region, the following are encoded:
- a CDS encoding phosphatase PAP2 family protein, with amino-acid sequence MKKSSYKFILSGVFFALFLVLIALIKTYDVAAIGPEETEIGFSHLNGAVHEFFGYSKFWYFLTQIFGLLAIGVVLQYAVAGAYQLIKRKSLARVDAPILLLGGLYIVVFGLYGLFEKVIINYRPIIEEDAEHVEASFPSSHTMLVCVVMGALILMINKYRLQASSSDRLIIRIIAAVVIVLTVIGRLVCGVHWFTDILGGVLISATLLFLFSGLLDKIEIKR; translated from the coding sequence ATGAAAAAAAGTAGCTACAAGTTTATTTTGTCAGGGGTGTTTTTTGCTTTATTTCTTGTTTTGATAGCACTTATCAAGACTTATGATGTGGCAGCTATCGGACCTGAGGAAACAGAAATAGGATTTTCACATCTAAATGGTGCTGTACATGAGTTCTTTGGATACAGCAAGTTCTGGTATTTTCTGACACAGATATTTGGCCTTTTGGCTATTGGAGTTGTGCTGCAGTATGCAGTAGCGGGAGCTTATCAGCTTATTAAGAGAAAGAGCCTTGCAAGAGTAGATGCGCCTATTCTGTTACTTGGAGGATTATACATAGTAGTATTTGGGTTATATGGTCTCTTTGAAAAAGTCATCATCAATTACAGACCAATAATAGAAGAGGATGCGGAGCACGTTGAAGCGTCATTTCCTTCATCTCACACAATGCTTGTATGTGTTGTAATGGGAGCGCTGATACTCATGATCAATAAGTACAGATTGCAGGCATCCAGTAGTGACAGATTGATAATAAGGATCATTGCTGCGGTTGTGATTGTTCTTACTGTGATAGGAAGACTTGTATGTGGTGTCCACTGGTTTACTGATATTCTTGGTGGCGTCCTTATAAGTGCAACGCTGTTATTTCTTTTTTCAGGACTGCTTGATAAAATCGAAATTAAAAGATGA
- a CDS encoding ribosome maturation factor RimP encodes MSKKDDIEKKTEALLTPIAEANGVRVYDVEYVKEAGEWYLRAYIDKDGGVDINECVDVSHALSDALDVDDFIEEAYTLEVSSPGLGRQLKKDRHFANSIGQDVELKLFKPRDGVKEFAGTLKSFDDTTVTVTINDIDETFIRKEISVIKLALDF; translated from the coding sequence ATGTCCAAAAAAGACGATATTGAGAAGAAAACAGAAGCGCTTCTTACTCCAATTGCGGAAGCAAACGGTGTACGTGTTTATGATGTGGAATACGTCAAGGAAGCCGGAGAATGGTATTTGAGAGCCTATATCGACAAGGATGGCGGTGTTGATATCAATGAGTGTGTTGATGTTAGCCATGCACTTTCGGATGCGCTCGATGTGGATGATTTCATTGAAGAGGCATATACCCTGGAGGTGAGCAGTCCCGGACTTGGCAGACAGCTCAAGAAGGACAGACACTTTGCTAACAGCATTGGACAGGATGTTGAACTCAAACTCTTTAAACCAAGAGATGGTGTCAAGGAATTTGCCGGAACACTTAAGAGTTTTGATGATACTACAGTAACTGTAACTATTAATGATATAGACGAAACATTTATTAGAAAAGAGATATCAGTGATTAAGCTTGCTCTAGATTTTTGA
- the nusA gene encoding transcription termination factor NusA, with protein MSNELMDALDLLEKEKNISKDSLFDAIENSLITACKNNFGKADNIRVEVDRNNCDFKCYADKEVVETADDVMDPQIEISLDDAKKISKKAKVGDIVAVSLNSKEFGRIATQNAKNVILQKIREEERGAIYNEYFEKEHDIVTGVVQRFIGKNISINLGRADAILNENEQVKGEVYRPTQRLRVYVLEVKNGSKGPRILVSRTHPDLVKRLFEQEVAEIQDGTVEIKSIAREAGSRTKIAVYSTNPNVDAVGACVGVNGARVNLIVDELGGEKIDVINWDENPGNLIQNALSPAKIVAVFADPDEKSAKVVVPDYQLSLAIGKEGQNARLAARLTGYKIDIKSETQAKDAPGFRMEDYLDDEDYDEYEEGEYEEGEYEETENTEE; from the coding sequence ATGAGTAATGAATTAATGGATGCCCTTGACCTTTTAGAGAAGGAGAAGAACATCAGCAAGGATTCTCTGTTTGATGCAATTGAGAATTCCCTTATCACAGCCTGCAAGAACAACTTCGGCAAGGCTGATAATATCAGAGTAGAGGTTGACAGAAATAACTGTGACTTCAAGTGCTACGCAGATAAGGAAGTTGTAGAGACTGCAGATGATGTTATGGATCCTCAGATTGAGATCAGCCTGGATGATGCCAAGAAGATCAGCAAGAAGGCTAAGGTTGGCGATATCGTAGCAGTATCACTTAACTCCAAGGAGTTTGGACGTATTGCAACACAGAATGCCAAGAACGTTATCCTTCAGAAAATCCGTGAGGAAGAGCGTGGCGCAATCTATAATGAATACTTTGAAAAAGAGCATGACATCGTAACCGGTGTTGTTCAGAGATTTATCGGCAAGAATATTTCAATCAACCTTGGACGTGCAGATGCTATTCTTAATGAGAATGAGCAGGTTAAGGGAGAGGTTTACAGACCTACACAGAGACTTAGAGTATATGTCCTTGAGGTTAAGAATGGTTCTAAGGGACCTAGAATTCTTGTATCACGTACACATCCTGATCTTGTTAAGAGACTCTTTGAGCAGGAAGTTGCTGAGATCCAGGACGGAACAGTAGAGATCAAGTCAATCGCAAGAGAAGCTGGAAGCCGTACTAAGATCGCTGTTTATTCAACCAATCCTAACGTAGATGCAGTTGGTGCATGCGTTGGTGTTAACGGTGCAAGAGTAAACCTTATCGTAGATGAGCTGGGCGGCGAGAAGATAGATGTTATCAACTGGGATGAGAACCCTGGTAACCTTATTCAGAATGCTCTTTCACCAGCCAAGATCGTTGCAGTATTTGCTGATCCTGATGAGAAGAGTGCCAAGGTTGTAGTTCCTGATTATCAGCTTTCACTTGCAATTGGCAAGGAAGGTCAGAATGCAAGACTTGCTGCAAGACTTACAGGATACAAGATAGATATCAAGAGTGAGACTCAGGCTAAGGATGCTCCTGGATTCCGTATGGAAGACTACCTCGATGATGAAGATTACGATGAGTATGAAGAGGGCGAGTACGAGGAAGGCGAGTACGAAGAGACTGAGAATACAGAAGAGTAA
- the truB gene encoding tRNA pseudouridine(55) synthase TruB: MNKYNGLINIYKETGFTSNDVVAKLRGILHQKKIGHTGTLDPDATGVLVVCLGTGTKLVEMLTDHDKEYIAVCKLGVTTDTQDMSGTVLEEADVHVTRAQLHEAVQAFVGEYDQIPPMYSAIKQNGKKLYELAREGIEVERKPRRVNISAITILDDSNLDKDNTFVMEVKCSKGTYIRTLCHDIGLRLGCGAAMQNLMRTRVGAFALDSAVKLSQVEEMRDNGTLDSIIQSPEYIFKDLDKIHVKESCRLLLENGNSFRRDNIINEDPDGVNDTEYTDEMFVDGNMVRVYAQDETFFGIYKYDARTRQFKVDKFFFEKN, translated from the coding sequence ATGAACAAATACAACGGACTTATAAATATATATAAAGAAACAGGTTTTACCTCAAATGATGTGGTAGCTAAACTTCGCGGTATACTTCATCAAAAGAAAATCGGTCACACCGGTACTCTTGATCCTGATGCAACCGGAGTTTTGGTAGTTTGCCTTGGAACAGGTACCAAGCTTGTGGAGATGCTGACTGATCATGATAAAGAGTATATTGCAGTATGTAAGCTTGGAGTTACAACAGATACTCAGGATATGTCCGGGACTGTTTTGGAAGAGGCAGATGTACATGTCACAAGAGCACAGTTACATGAAGCTGTTCAGGCTTTTGTGGGAGAATATGACCAGATTCCGCCAATGTATTCAGCTATTAAGCAGAACGGCAAAAAGCTATATGAGCTTGCAAGAGAGGGAATAGAGGTAGAGCGTAAGCCAAGAAGAGTCAACATCAGTGCAATAACAATACTTGATGACAGTAATCTTGATAAAGATAATACTTTTGTTATGGAAGTTAAGTGCTCTAAAGGAACCTATATCAGAACTCTATGTCACGATATAGGATTAAGACTTGGCTGTGGTGCAGCTATGCAGAATCTTATGAGAACAAGAGTCGGAGCTTTTGCCCTTGATAGTGCGGTTAAACTGTCACAGGTAGAAGAAATGAGAGATAATGGAACGCTCGATTCTATCATTCAGTCTCCGGAATATATTTTTAAAGATCTTGATAAGATCCATGTCAAGGAATCATGCAGACTTCTTTTAGAAAATGGCAACAGCTTCCGAAGAGATAATATAATAAATGAAGATCCTGACGGAGTTAATGACACAGAGTATACGGATGAAATGTTTGTTGATGGCAATATGGTGCGTGTATATGCCCAGGATGAGACCTTCTTTGGAATATATAAGTATGACGCCAGAACCAGACAGTTCAAGGTTGATAAGTTCTTTTTTGAAAAGAACTAA
- the rbfA gene encoding 30S ribosome-binding factor RbfA translates to MRKNSNKNKRINGEVMKVISEALRYSKDPRISPMTSVMDVEVAPDLKTCKVWVTVMGDDEDRARTAEGLKSAAGYVRSTLAKELNMRYTPEIRFIMDDSIEYAINMSKKIDEVTAKDNEARVARGEEIEEADSVEDSEEEDF, encoded by the coding sequence ATGAGAAAAAATAGTAACAAGAATAAAAGAATTAACGGTGAGGTTATGAAAGTAATTTCAGAGGCCCTCCGTTACAGCAAAGATCCAAGAATCAGCCCTATGACATCTGTAATGGATGTTGAGGTTGCACCAGATCTTAAGACATGTAAGGTTTGGGTGACCGTAATGGGTGATGATGAGGACAGAGCAAGGACAGCAGAAGGTCTTAAGAGTGCAGCAGGATATGTTCGCAGCACCCTGGCCAAAGAGCTCAACATGAGATATACTCCGGAAATCAGATTTATCATGGATGATTCAATTGAGTATGCAATCAATATGTCCAAGAAGATTGACGAAGTTACTGCCAAGGATAATGAGGCTAGAGTTGCCCGTGGTGAGGAAATCGAAGAAGCTGATTCTGTAGAAGATAGCGAAGAAGAGGATTTCTAA
- the rnpM gene encoding RNase P modulator RnpM, translating to MQKKIPLRKCVGCGEMKEKKEMIRVLKTPEDEIILDTTGRANGRGAYLCNDPDCLKKAIKNKGLERSLKSRIPEEVSIRLQKELG from the coding sequence ATGCAAAAGAAAATTCCCTTGAGGAAGTGTGTCGGTTGCGGTGAGATGAAAGAAAAGAAGGAAATGATCAGAGTCTTGAAAACACCTGAAGACGAGATCATTCTGGATACCACTGGCAGAGCCAATGGAAGAGGTGCTTATTTGTGTAATGATCCGGACTGCCTTAAGAAGGCAATCAAGAATAAGGGCCTTGAGAGATCTCTCAAATCACGGATACCGGAGGAAGTTTCAATTAGGCTACAAAAGGAGCTTGGTTAA
- the infB gene encoding translation initiation factor IF-2, translating to MAKIKISDLAFELGCEGKELISFLQEKGIEAKRSNSSIEEADAEVARKHFSGNSAKKEEAPKKEAEKAPEKPAKAAEKPAKPAEGSDKPAGDGLKKKKKIIMVTNAGNSKMGGFNNQNNSGNGGNNQRRDNNRGGNNQPQRKQFAQSQNVYHPIKPLTAPSQLDSYNSPIKKIPAPAPKKEAPVQTPVQEQPKPQVQEQPKTPVQEQPKAPVTSAPAENVSRDNQSFRNDRNDRNDRNDRNDRGDRNNRNDRNSGFNRNGDRNQNGQGGFRRDNNNGQGGFRRDNNAQGGSFNRDNNNRGGFNQGQGGAGKFVGKNDKFGGKFDGKRGDRNDRGPAFEAPAKEGGNHRDEEKRRMGQEKDKRNKKDLAYEQEEMMPRSKRVGRFIKPEVKKVEEPEEQIKVITIPEKVSIKELAEKMRMQPSVIIKKLFMAGQISTVNTELSYEEAENIAMEYEILCEKEVPVDVIEELLKEEEDAPETLQKRPPVVCVMGHVDHGKTSLLDAIRKTSVTDREAGGITQRIGAYTVSVNDQKITFLDTPGHEAFTAMRMRGANSTDIAVLVVAADDGVMPQTVEAINHAKAAEVEIIVAVNKIDKPNANVDRVKQEMTEYGLISTDWGGTTEFVPVSAKSGEGIEDLLETIILTADILELKANPNREARGLVLEARLDKGRGPVANVLVQKGTLHVGDFISAGASSGKVRAMVDDKGNKLKEAKPSQPVEILGLSDVPNAGEVFLGHATDKLAKQYANTYLQQHKKDLIEETKAKMSLDDLYSKIEEGRLQELDIIIKADVQGSVEALKQSLLKLSNEEVVVKVIHGGVGAINESDVTLAAASNAIIIGFDVRPDATAKSMAEHEGVEIKLYKVIYQAIEEIEYAMKGMLAPIYEERVTGHAEVRQIFKASKVGNIAGAFVKDGVIKKECKVRIQRDGEQIFEGDLASLKRFKDDVKEVKEGFECGLVFDGFDSIHEGDFVEAYEMVEVPRT from the coding sequence ATGGCAAAAATAAAAATATCCGATCTTGCATTTGAGCTTGGATGCGAAGGTAAAGAGCTTATAAGCTTTTTGCAGGAAAAAGGCATTGAGGCAAAACGTTCGAACAGTTCTATAGAGGAGGCAGACGCTGAAGTTGCACGTAAGCACTTTAGTGGCAATTCTGCTAAAAAGGAAGAAGCACCTAAGAAAGAAGCTGAAAAGGCTCCTGAGAAGCCTGCAAAAGCTGCTGAGAAGCCGGCTAAACCAGCTGAAGGTTCAGATAAGCCTGCTGGCGATGGCCTCAAGAAAAAGAAGAAAATAATCATGGTTACTAATGCAGGCAATTCTAAGATGGGCGGCTTTAATAACCAGAATAATTCAGGCAATGGTGGAAATAACCAGCGCCGTGACAATAACAGAGGTGGTAACAACCAGCCTCAGCGTAAACAGTTTGCGCAGTCTCAGAACGTTTACCATCCAATCAAGCCACTTACAGCTCCTTCACAGCTTGATAGCTACAATTCACCTATCAAGAAAATACCTGCTCCGGCTCCCAAGAAGGAAGCTCCTGTTCAGACACCTGTACAGGAACAGCCCAAGCCACAGGTTCAGGAGCAGCCTAAGACACCTGTACAGGAGCAGCCTAAGGCACCTGTAACAAGTGCACCTGCAGAGAATGTGAGCAGAGATAATCAGTCATTTAGAAATGATAGAAATGACAGAAACGACAGAAATGACAGAAATGATCGTGGCGATAGAAATAATCGCAATGATAGAAACTCCGGCTTTAACAGAAACGGAGATAGAAATCAGAACGGTCAGGGCGGATTTAGAAGAGATAATAATAACGGCCAGGGCGGATTCAGAAGAGATAACAACGCCCAGGGCGGATCATTTAACCGCGACAATAATAACAGAGGCGGATTTAATCAGGGCCAGGGTGGCGCTGGTAAATTTGTCGGCAAGAATGATAAGTTCGGCGGTAAGTTCGATGGAAAGCGCGGAGACAGAAACGATAGAGGACCAGCTTTCGAAGCACCTGCTAAAGAGGGTGGAAACCATAGAGACGAAGAAAAACGTCGTATGGGCCAGGAGAAGGATAAGAGAAACAAGAAGGATCTTGCTTATGAGCAGGAAGAGATGATGCCAAGAAGTAAGAGAGTCGGCAGATTCATCAAACCTGAAGTCAAGAAGGTCGAGGAACCTGAAGAGCAGATCAAGGTTATCACTATCCCTGAGAAAGTTTCTATCAAGGAACTTGCTGAGAAGATGAGAATGCAGCCTTCAGTTATTATCAAGAAGCTCTTTATGGCAGGCCAGATTTCTACAGTTAATACAGAGCTCTCATATGAAGAGGCTGAGAATATTGCAATGGAATACGAGATTCTTTGCGAAAAGGAAGTTCCGGTTGATGTTATTGAAGAACTTCTTAAGGAAGAGGAAGATGCTCCTGAGACACTTCAGAAGAGACCTCCTGTTGTCTGCGTAATGGGTCACGTAGACCATGGTAAGACATCACTTCTTGATGCTATCCGTAAGACATCTGTAACAGACAGAGAGGCGGGCGGTATCACACAGAGAATAGGTGCTTATACTGTATCAGTTAATGATCAGAAGATTACATTCCTTGATACACCAGGTCATGAAGCGTTCACAGCTATGCGTATGCGTGGTGCTAATTCAACAGATATCGCAGTTCTTGTAGTTGCTGCGGATGATGGTGTAATGCCACAGACAGTAGAAGCTATCAACCATGCTAAGGCAGCAGAGGTAGAAATCATTGTTGCTGTCAACAAGATTGATAAGCCAAATGCAAATGTAGACAGAGTTAAGCAGGAAATGACCGAGTATGGTCTCATTTCTACAGATTGGGGCGGAACAACAGAATTTGTTCCTGTATCAGCCAAGTCAGGAGAAGGTATTGAAGACCTTCTTGAGACAATCATTCTTACAGCTGATATCCTTGAGCTCAAGGCTAATCCTAACAGAGAAGCAAGAGGTCTTGTACTTGAGGCAAGACTTGATAAGGGCCGTGGTCCTGTAGCTAACGTACTTGTTCAGAAGGGTACACTTCATGTTGGAGATTTCATTTCAGCAGGAGCAAGTTCGGGTAAGGTAAGAGCTATGGTTGATGATAAGGGCAACAAGCTTAAGGAAGCTAAGCCTTCACAGCCTGTTGAGATCCTTGGTCTTTCAGATGTTCCTAATGCCGGTGAGGTATTCCTTGGACATGCTACAGATAAGCTTGCCAAGCAGTATGCTAATACATACCTTCAGCAGCATAAGAAAGATCTTATCGAAGAAACTAAGGCGAAGATGTCACTTGATGATCTGTACTCCAAGATTGAGGAAGGCAGACTTCAGGAACTTGATATTATCATCAAGGCAGACGTTCAGGGTAGCGTAGAGGCTCTTAAGCAGTCACTTCTTAAGCTCTCTAACGAAGAAGTTGTTGTTAAGGTTATACATGGTGGTGTTGGTGCGATCAACGAGTCAGATGTAACACTTGCAGCTGCATCAAACGCTATTATCATCGGATTTGATGTTCGCCCTGATGCTACAGCTAAGAGCATGGCTGAGCATGAAGGTGTTGAGATCAAGCTCTACAAGGTTATCTACCAGGCTATCGAAGAGATCGAGTATGCTATGAAGGGTATGCTTGCTCCTATCTATGAGGAGAGAGTAACAGGACATGCAGAAGTTCGTCAGATCTTCAAGGCATCCAAGGTTGGTAACATTGCCGGTGCATTTGTTAAGGATGGTGTCATCAAGAAAGAGTGCAAGGTTCGTATTCAGAGAGATGGCGAACAGATCTTCGAGGGTGATCTTGCTTCACTTAAGAGATTCAAAGATGATGTCAAGGAAGTTAAAGAAGGCTTCGAGTGTGGTCTTGTATTTGATGGATTTGATTCAATCCATGAAGGCGACTTCGTAGAAGCATACGAGATGGTAGAAGTACCTAGAACCTAA
- a CDS encoding bifunctional riboflavin kinase/FAD synthetase, producing the protein MQIITRLDELNINDKTAIAIGKFDGIHLGHKKLLNLILDQKQDGLKATVFTFEPSPEEFFVGHPVKQLFTRKEKRKAFQDMGIDILVEFPLNAETAATPPEDFVKTILVEDLKADYIAAGCDVSFGDKGRGDQHLLRNMSKELGFELCLIDKVMLDGDEVSSTRVRNQIADGNIPMAKRLLGNDYSISGIVEHGRHLGHTIGIPTVNIMPPAGKLLPPFGVYSSTVVIDEVEYHGMTNIGRKPTVSNDNQVGVETYIYDFDADVYGKSIEVKLLEFKRPEMKFASVDELKAQMTRDIENISK; encoded by the coding sequence ATGCAGATAATTACTAGACTTGATGAACTTAATATAAATGACAAGACAGCTATCGCTATCGGCAAATTTGATGGCATTCATCTTGGACACAAAAAGCTTCTTAATCTGATACTTGATCAGAAACAGGACGGACTCAAGGCAACAGTATTTACCTTTGAGCCATCACCGGAGGAATTCTTTGTTGGTCATCCTGTTAAGCAGCTCTTTACCAGAAAAGAGAAAAGAAAAGCTTTTCAGGATATGGGAATCGATATCCTGGTTGAATTTCCGCTTAATGCAGAGACCGCAGCAACTCCACCTGAGGACTTTGTCAAAACTATATTGGTAGAGGATCTAAAGGCAGATTATATCGCAGCGGGTTGTGATGTATCTTTTGGCGATAAGGGAAGAGGAGATCAGCATCTTCTGCGCAATATGTCCAAGGAGCTTGGTTTTGAGCTATGCCTTATAGATAAGGTCATGCTCGATGGCGACGAAGTCAGCTCTACAAGAGTCAGAAACCAGATTGCAGATGGAAATATACCTATGGCAAAGAGGCTACTGGGAAATGATTATAGTATCTCAGGAATAGTAGAGCATGGAAGGCATCTGGGACACACGATCGGAATTCCTACTGTCAACATTATGCCTCCTGCAGGTAAACTCCTGCCTCCTTTTGGTGTGTACAGTAGCACAGTAGTCATTGATGAAGTGGAATATCACGGTATGACTAATATAGGACGTAAACCGACAGTTTCTAACGATAATCAGGTTGGTGTAGAAACATATATTTATGATTTTGATGCTGACGTATATGGAAAGAGCATAGAAGTTAAACTTCTAGAGTTTAAGAGACCTGAGATGAAGTTTGCGAGTGTCGATGAACTCAAGGCCCAGATGACAAGAGATATAGAGAACATTTCTAAATGA
- a CDS encoding DHH family phosphoesterase has product MRIDDHMNGVKTVAIAGHVRPDGDCIGSSMGLYLYFQKNYPDVRVDVFLEDIPEEFLFIKDADKINHTFTTDVESYDLFICIDCEKGRTGEAEKIFDAAKKTINIDHHISNTGTGDVTYIVPTSSSACELAYDVMDKDKLDINIAQALYTGMVTDTGVFKYNSTSPKTYEIAGKLISYGFDFTWLIDHVFYEKTYLQNQILGRALLESITLMDGKVIASVVSRQTMDFYGVTGSDLDGIVNQLMFTIGTDVSIFMYEDEPMMYRVSLRSNGNIDVSRVAKLLGGGGHVRASGCTLNGTAHDAINSITKYIQQQYDEKK; this is encoded by the coding sequence ATGAGAATTGATGATCATATGAATGGTGTAAAAACAGTTGCGATTGCAGGTCATGTAAGACCTGACGGTGACTGCATTGGCTCCAGTATGGGATTATATCTTTATTTTCAAAAGAATTATCCCGATGTAAGAGTAGATGTTTTTCTTGAGGATATTCCTGAGGAATTTCTTTTTATCAAGGATGCAGACAAGATAAACCATACTTTTACAACTGATGTTGAGAGCTATGACCTTTTTATATGTATCGACTGTGAAAAGGGTAGAACAGGCGAAGCAGAGAAAATCTTTGATGCTGCCAAGAAAACTATCAATATTGATCATCATATCAGTAACACAGGAACTGGAGATGTAACTTATATAGTTCCTACTTCAAGTTCAGCCTGCGAACTTGCTTACGATGTAATGGACAAGGATAAGCTTGATATTAATATTGCACAGGCTCTTTATACAGGAATGGTAACAGATACAGGTGTGTTCAAATACAACAGCACATCTCCCAAGACTTATGAAATCGCCGGTAAGCTTATTTCATATGGCTTTGATTTTACCTGGCTTATTGACCATGTTTTCTATGAGAAGACCTATCTTCAGAATCAGATTCTTGGAAGAGCGCTTCTTGAGAGCATTACTCTTATGGACGGTAAGGTTATTGCTTCCGTTGTTTCCAGACAAACTATGGACTTCTATGGCGTAACCGGAAGTGATCTTGATGGAATAGTTAATCAGCTCATGTTCACTATTGGAACGGATGTATCTATTTTTATGTATGAAGATGAGCCTATGATGTACAGAGTAAGTCTTCGCAGTAATGGTAATATTGATGTATCAAGGGTTGCCAAGCTTCTTGGCGGCGGCGGACATGTGAGAGCATCAGGATGTACACTTAATGGTACAGCTCACGATGCGATCAACAGCATTACCAAATACATTCAGCAGCAGTATGATGAGAAGAAATAA
- a CDS encoding L7Ae/L30e/S12e/Gadd45 family ribosomal protein — translation MESNKTYSLLGLCMRAGKLKSGEFAVLEAIRAHKAQLVIVSEDASDNTRKQFKDKCSYYDVPIVFFGTKEDLGHAIGKDVRTSLAITDKGFAQSLRKNLQLPLDATDGDDLHSANRNTEEM, via the coding sequence TTGGAATCTAATAAAACTTATTCTTTACTGGGGCTGTGTATGCGAGCGGGTAAGCTAAAGAGCGGAGAATTTGCTGTTCTTGAAGCGATACGGGCGCATAAAGCGCAGCTGGTTATTGTGAGCGAGGATGCTTCTGATAACACCAGGAAACAATTTAAGGATAAATGTAGTTATTATGACGTGCCTATAGTTTTCTTTGGAACCAAGGAGGACTTAGGGCATGCAATAGGTAAGGATGTTCGAACAAGTCTGGCTATAACAGACAAAGGCTTTGCACAGTCGCTTCGGAAGAACTTACAGTTGCCATTAGATGCTACTGATGGTGACGACTTACATTCGGCAAACAGAAATACGGAGGAAATGTAA